CCGCCCGTTTCGAGCGCCTTTTGCAGCGCCGCCATCAATGCCGCATTGCGCGCGCCGCCGCCGCAGACGTACACGGCGCGGCAGTCGCTCGCGTGACGTTCGATCTCGCGCGCGACGCTCACGGTGGTCAGAGCGACCAGCGTGGCCTGCACGTCGGCGGGCGTGAGCGATTCGAAACCCTTGAGCTTGTCGTCGAGCCACTGGGCGTTGAAGAGATCGCGGCCCGTGCTCTTGGGCGGCTGCTGCTCGAAGAACGGTTCGTCCAATAGGGCGTTCAGAAGCGGCTGATGCAGATTGCCGCTCGCGGCGAATTTGCCGTTCTCGTCGTAAGGCTTGCCCAGATGGCGTTCGGCCCATAGGTCGAGCAACGCGTTGGCCGGACCGCAATCGAACCCGCGCACAGCCCCCGTCGACGAGAGCACGGTGATGTTGCTGATACCGCCCAGGTTGCAGACGACGCGCGTCTCTTCCTGCGAGCCGAACAACGTCGCATGGAACGCGGGCACGAGCGGCGCGCCCTGGCCGCCCGAGGCGACGTCGCGGCTGCGGAAGTCGGCGATCACGTCGATGTGGGTGAGTTCCGCAAGCAGCGCCGGGTTCTGGATCTGCACCGTGTAGCCCTTCTCCGGACGATGCCGCACGGTCTGCCCGTGCGCGCCGATTGCGCGCACATCGCCGGCGGAAACATTGCCCGCACGCAGCAACTCGTGGCAGCACACCGCATAGCGGGCCGCGAGCGCGTTGCCGGCGAGCGCCTCGCGCTCGATCTCGTTCTCGCCTGGCTGCTGCAACGAAAAGAGCGCTTCGCGCAGCCCCTGCGCGAAGCCGACGAAGGCCTCGGCCAGCACCACTGGTCGCTGGCCAGCCTCGAAGCGCACGGCAATGCCGTCCACGCCATCCATGCTCGTGCCCGACATCAGGCCGAAATACACGCCGTCGGCGGCGTGTGCGCTCTCGTTTCGTGCGTCGCGTGGCGCCACGTTGTGCTCCTTTATCAATGCAATTCAGTGCCCTGCGAGGCAATTATCGGTGCAATGCCGCTCGAGCGTAAGCCGAACGGCTGACTGTTGGCCGCCTTCGCGACGTGGGACGCCCACTCTCGTCGCTCGCACGCCGGCGGCACTGGAGCCCCCTGCGCGAAATCAACCTCTTGAGTCTCAACGTTGACGGCAAAAGGCGCCATCCGTATAGTGAGCCTATACGCTATACGGATGGCGTGCGCCGACCCCAAGTCGGACCCTGGCTCCAGACCCACCCATGTTTGTTCTGCTTAGTCTGGAGAATCATGATCAAGTCGTGGAATCACAAAGGGCTGAAGACGTTCTTCTTCACCGGCAGCAAGGCGGGCATCCGGCCCGATCACATACCGCGCCTGCGGCGTCAGTTGGCACGGCTCGACGAGGCCGAGTCGCCGCGAGACATGAATGTGCCGGGCTGGCGCTGCCATGCGCTGGAGGGCCGTCTCGACGGGCATCATGCGATTCTCGTCAATGGCAACTGGCGCCTGACCTTCGCGTTCGAAGGCCGCCACGCGATCCTGGTCGACTATCACGACTACCACTGAGGCATGAGCAAGATGAACGACACGATACGCATGCATAACCCGCCGCACCCCGGCGAAACGCTGCGCGAGGACATCCTCCCCGAACTGGGGCTTACCGTGACCGAGGCCGCGGCGCAGCTTGGCGTCACGCGCGCCGCGCTTTCGCGCGTGCTGAACGGCCGCGCCGCTATTTCGCCGGAAATGGCGCTGCGCCTCGAGGCGTGGCTTGGCGAGGAAAACGGCGGCCGCGCCGATCTGTGGCTCGCCATGCAGATCGCCTACGACCTCTGGCAGGCGCGCGCGAAAGGCGTGCCGCGCGTGCCGCGCGTGGCGCGTGCCGGCGCCCGTTCCTGAGCGCGAGGTTTGGGGCGCGCGGTAGGCGTCAACGCCACTTGCGCGAACCGCAAACACCCGCAAACCTCAGCCTGGCGAGTCGAATCACGTAAAATTGCGCTCTACACCCAGACTTAACGACAGAACCGATCGAAGCATGAGCAACGAGTCCAACTCCAGCAACGGCGCCAGCACCGGCGCAAAAGACGCCTTTCCGGTCACCGACGAAGTCCGTCACGCGCTTGCTGTCACGAAGCGCGGCGTGGACGAACTGCTGATCGAAGAAGAATTCGAGCAGAAGCTCGCCCGCAGCGCGGCCACGGGTAAGCCGCTGCGCATCAAGCTTGGCCTCGACCCGACCGCGCCCGACATCCATATCGGCCATACGGTTGTGCTTAACAAGATGCGCCAGCTGCAGGATCTCGGCCACACCGTGATCTTCCTGATCGGCGACTTCACCTCGCTGATCGGCGACCCGTCGGGCCGCAACGCCACACGCCCGCCGCTCACGCGCGAACAGATCGAGTCGAACGCGAAAACATACTTCGAGCAGGCCGCGCTCGTGCTCGATCGCGAAAAGACCGAAATCCGCTACAACAGCGAATGGTCGATGCCGCTCGGCGCCGACGGCATGATCAAGCTCGCGTCGCGCTACACGGTTGCGCGCATTCTGGAGCGCGAGGACTTCACCAAGCGATTCCAGGGCGGCGTGCCGATCTCGATCCACGAATTCCTGTATCCGCTCATGCAGGGCTACGACTCGGTAGCGCTCAATGCGGATCTCGAACTCGGCGGTACGGACCAGAAGTTCAACCTGCTCGTTGGCCGCGAACTGCAGAAGCAGTACGGCCAGGAACAGCAGTGCATTCTTACGATGCCGCTGCTCGAAGGCCTTGACGGCGTCGAGAAGATGTCGAAGTCGAAGAACAACTACATTGGCATCAGCGAAAAGCCCAACGACATGTTCGGCAAGCTCATGTCGATTTCCGACGTGCTGATGTGGCGTTACTTCACGCTGCTCTCGTTCCGTCCGATGGCCGAGATCGAGGCCTTCAAGCGTGAAATCGAAGCGGGCCGCAACCCGCGCGACTTCAAGGTGCTGCTCGCGCAGGAAATCGTCGCGCGCTTTCACTCGCAGGCCGAAGCCGAGCGCGCGCTCGAAGACTTCAACCACCGCGCCAAGGGCGGCGTGCCGGACGACATTCCGTCGATCACGCTCTCAGGCGCGCCGCTTGCCATCGGCCAGTTGCTCAAGCAGGCGGGTCTCGTGCCGTCGACGAGCGAAGCACTGCGCAACATCGAGCAGGGCGGCGTGAAGATCGACGGTGCCACCGTCTCCGATAAGGGCCTCAAGGTCGAGGCGGGCGAGTTCGTCGTGCAAGTGGGCAAGCGGCGCTTCGCGCGCGTGACGCTCACCGCATGATTGCGCTGATCCAGCGCGTGCGCCGTGCGGAAGTGCGTGTGGCGGAAGGCGACAGCGAACGCGTGACCGGTGCGATTGGCCAGGGGTTGCTCGCACTGGTTTGCGCCGAGCGTGGCGACACCGAAGCCAACGCCGACAAGCTGCTCGCGAAGCTGCTCGGCTATCGCGTGTTCAGCGACGCGGCGGGCAAGATGAACCTGAGCGTGCAGAACATCGACGGCAACGGCGCTCCGGGCGGCCTGCTGCTCGTCTCGCAGTTCACGCTCGCCGCCGATACGAATAGCGGCCTGCGCCCGAGTTTCACCCCGGCCGCGCCGCCCGAAGAGGGGCGGCGTCTGTTCGATTATTTCGTCGCCGCTGCGCGCGAGAAGCATACGACCGTCGAGACCGGCGAGTTCGGCGCCGACATGCAGGTGTCGCTCGTCAACGACGGCCCTGTCACGTTCTGGCTGCAAGTGCGCAACTAAACCATGAACACGCAAATCCTCTTTATCCGCCATGGCGAAACGGACTGGAATCGCATCAAGCGCATCCAGGGCCATATCGATATTCCGCTCGCGCAGAGTGGTGTGGCGCAGGCGCAGCAGCTTGGCGCACGGCTCGCGAAGGAAGTGCAGTCGGGCGCCTGGATCGACGCAATCTGGTCGAGCGATCTGTTGCGCGCGCAACAGACGGCGCAGCCCATTGCCGAAGCCCTGGGTTTGGCGGTGCAGCTCTCCGAAGGGGTGCGCGAACGTAACTATGGCGCGTTCCAGGGCCACGACAGCGACGAAATCGCCGAGCGCTTTCCGGACGAGTACGCGCACTGGCAAACGCGCGACCCCGGCTTCGCGCCGCCAGAGGGCGAGTCGCAGCGCGAGTTCTACCACCGCGTGCTGCATGCGCTCGAGCCGATCCTGGAGAGGCACCCGGGCGGCCGTATTGCGTGTGTTGCGCACGGCGGCGTGCTCGACTGCGTCTACCGCTTCGCGAACGGCCTCTCGCTCGACGCGCCGCGCGCGTGGCCGCTTCTCAACACGAGCGTGAACGTCGTCGATTTCGAACGCGATGACTACGTGACGCAGGCGCGCGTCGTCGCATGGGGCGACGTGGTGCATCTGGGCGGTGTCAGCGCCGACGACGGCTTCAAGCG
The Paraburkholderia acidiphila genome window above contains:
- the tyrS gene encoding tyrosine--tRNA ligase; protein product: MSNESNSSNGASTGAKDAFPVTDEVRHALAVTKRGVDELLIEEEFEQKLARSAATGKPLRIKLGLDPTAPDIHIGHTVVLNKMRQLQDLGHTVIFLIGDFTSLIGDPSGRNATRPPLTREQIESNAKTYFEQAALVLDREKTEIRYNSEWSMPLGADGMIKLASRYTVARILEREDFTKRFQGGVPISIHEFLYPLMQGYDSVALNADLELGGTDQKFNLLVGRELQKQYGQEQQCILTMPLLEGLDGVEKMSKSKNNYIGISEKPNDMFGKLMSISDVLMWRYFTLLSFRPMAEIEAFKREIEAGRNPRDFKVLLAQEIVARFHSQAEAERALEDFNHRAKGGVPDDIPSITLSGAPLAIGQLLKQAGLVPSTSEALRNIEQGGVKIDGATVSDKGLKVEAGEFVVQVGKRRFARVTLTA
- a CDS encoding type II toxin-antitoxin system RelE/ParE family toxin translates to MIKSWNHKGLKTFFFTGSKAGIRPDHIPRLRRQLARLDEAESPRDMNVPGWRCHALEGRLDGHHAILVNGNWRLTFAFEGRHAILVDYHDYH
- a CDS encoding histidine phosphatase family protein, whose product is MNTQILFIRHGETDWNRIKRIQGHIDIPLAQSGVAQAQQLGARLAKEVQSGAWIDAIWSSDLLRAQQTAQPIAEALGLAVQLSEGVRERNYGAFQGHDSDEIAERFPDEYAHWQTRDPGFAPPEGESQREFYHRVLHALEPILERHPGGRIACVAHGGVLDCVYRFANGLSLDAPRAWPLLNTSVNVVDFERDDYVTQARVVAWGDVVHLGGVSADDGFKRTPEPGR
- a CDS encoding anhydro-N-acetylmuramic acid kinase, producing the protein MSGTSMDGVDGIAVRFEAGQRPVVLAEAFVGFAQGLREALFSLQQPGENEIEREALAGNALAARYAVCCHELLRAGNVSAGDVRAIGAHGQTVRHRPEKGYTVQIQNPALLAELTHIDVIADFRSRDVASGGQGAPLVPAFHATLFGSQEETRVVCNLGGISNITVLSSTGAVRGFDCGPANALLDLWAERHLGKPYDENGKFAASGNLHQPLLNALLDEPFFEQQPPKSTGRDLFNAQWLDDKLKGFESLTPADVQATLVALTTVSVAREIERHASDCRAVYVCGGGARNAALMAALQKALETGGVAGVPVMTTEALGVPPHQVEPLAFAWLAMRCVAREPGNLAAVTGAAGERVLGAIYPR
- the dtd gene encoding D-aminoacyl-tRNA deacylase, with product MIALIQRVRRAEVRVAEGDSERVTGAIGQGLLALVCAERGDTEANADKLLAKLLGYRVFSDAAGKMNLSVQNIDGNGAPGGLLLVSQFTLAADTNSGLRPSFTPAAPPEEGRRLFDYFVAAAREKHTTVETGEFGADMQVSLVNDGPVTFWLQVRN
- a CDS encoding HigA family addiction module antitoxin encodes the protein MSKMNDTIRMHNPPHPGETLREDILPELGLTVTEAAAQLGVTRAALSRVLNGRAAISPEMALRLEAWLGEENGGRADLWLAMQIAYDLWQARAKGVPRVPRVARAGARS